One Glaciihabitans arcticus DNA window includes the following coding sequences:
- a CDS encoding ABC transporter ATP-binding protein, translating to MSALQLAGLSIRYDRAGAEPLSIVEDYNLDLPAGGMHCLAGRSGSGKTSILRVAAGLVPPTAGEVLWGGESLRGLKDDAVTLKRRGYIGYLDQGGVLVPGLTALENVLLPAVPTRETKKVTALAISLLDRLGVGGRAGHYPEKLSGGERQRVALARALVLRPRVVMADEPTASLDRASADSVIEILKALTSSGISVLVAAHDQKLIDAADTRTLLA from the coding sequence GTGAGCGCACTTCAACTCGCCGGGCTCAGCATCCGATACGACCGCGCCGGCGCAGAGCCGCTGAGCATCGTCGAGGACTACAATCTCGACCTCCCCGCCGGCGGCATGCACTGCCTCGCGGGGCGCAGCGGCTCCGGCAAGACCAGCATCCTGCGGGTCGCGGCGGGCCTTGTGCCGCCGACTGCAGGCGAGGTGCTGTGGGGCGGCGAGAGCCTGAGAGGGCTGAAGGATGACGCCGTGACGCTCAAGCGCCGCGGATACATCGGCTACCTCGACCAGGGTGGGGTGCTCGTGCCCGGGCTGACCGCCCTGGAGAACGTGCTGCTGCCCGCCGTGCCTACGCGCGAGACGAAGAAGGTCACCGCCCTCGCGATCAGCCTGCTCGATCGTCTCGGGGTCGGCGGACGTGCCGGCCACTACCCGGAGAAGCTCAGCGGGGGAGAGCGTCAGCGCGTCGCCCTCGCGCGGGCGCTCGTGCTGCGACCTCGAGTCGTCATGGCGGACGAACCGACAGCCAGTCTCGACCGGGCGAGCGCCGACAGCGTGATCGAGATTTTGAAGGCCCTGACGTCGTCCGGAATATCGGTGCTCGTCGCCGCGCACGACCAGAAGCTCATCGACGCGGCGGACACCCGGACGCTGCTGGCCTGA
- a CDS encoding SIMPL domain-containing protein, with the protein MTDTIITVRGEFSAWYPAERATVWAAISFDGPSREDVFARATEAAETLRSSITALHDAEKGPVTWWSSESVRVFSDRPWSQDGAQLPLVFHAAIGFRVKFSGFEALAGWVEQSSVLDGVSITSVDWALTDATRNAVTTEVRSRSVKDAVTKATVFAQSIGLGSVSAIALADPGMLGEQGPSSGGSPEQFRMMKSMSAADASGSLELKPEEIEVASVVDARFVAR; encoded by the coding sequence ATGACCGACACGATCATCACCGTGAGGGGCGAGTTCAGCGCCTGGTACCCTGCCGAGCGGGCAACGGTCTGGGCGGCAATCTCGTTCGACGGGCCGTCGCGAGAGGATGTCTTCGCTCGCGCCACCGAAGCCGCCGAGACCCTCCGCTCCTCGATCACCGCGCTGCACGACGCCGAGAAGGGGCCGGTGACCTGGTGGTCGTCGGAGTCCGTCCGCGTCTTCTCGGATCGCCCGTGGAGCCAGGACGGCGCGCAGCTGCCCCTCGTCTTCCATGCCGCGATCGGCTTCCGCGTGAAGTTCAGCGGCTTCGAAGCCCTCGCCGGCTGGGTGGAGCAGTCGTCGGTTCTCGACGGCGTCTCGATCACGAGCGTCGATTGGGCGCTCACCGACGCGACCCGCAACGCCGTCACCACGGAGGTGCGCTCGCGCTCCGTCAAGGACGCCGTCACCAAGGCCACAGTCTTCGCGCAGAGCATCGGGCTGGGCAGCGTCTCCGCGATCGCCCTCGCCGACCCGGGCATGCTCGGCGAGCAGGGTCCTTCGTCGGGCGGCAGCCCGGAGCAATTCCGCATGATGAAGAGCATGAGCGCCGCCGACGCATCCGGCTCGCTCGAGCTCAAGCCCGAGGAGATCGAGGTCGCCTCGGTCGTCGACGCCCGGTTCGTCGCGAGATAA
- a CDS encoding septum formation family protein, with product MPELAPRHPRRLVAALFVGVLLTVSLTGCTALGELVLDRVEQFTGGGDDTGEYDPESAYDEGNTDLNDIEVGECVDDEAIFGDADVASLDVVDCDEPHIAELYALWNLPDEAYPGYYAVNELIEEGCEERFENFVGAPSVDTDLAYYYFYPTEDYWEYDRGAMCFAIDYDQKSIVGSVRDRGASTPEPSEG from the coding sequence ATGCCTGAACTCGCGCCGCGTCATCCTCGCCGTTTGGTCGCGGCGCTCTTCGTCGGAGTGCTTCTGACGGTTTCGCTGACTGGCTGCACCGCCCTCGGCGAGCTTGTGCTCGACCGGGTGGAGCAGTTCACGGGTGGCGGCGATGATACCGGGGAGTATGATCCGGAATCCGCTTACGACGAGGGCAACACCGACCTCAACGACATCGAGGTCGGCGAGTGTGTCGACGACGAGGCCATCTTCGGCGACGCCGATGTCGCGAGTCTTGATGTTGTGGACTGCGACGAGCCGCACATCGCGGAGCTCTACGCGCTCTGGAACCTGCCCGACGAGGCGTATCCGGGCTATTACGCGGTCAACGAGCTGATCGAGGAGGGCTGCGAGGAGCGGTTCGAGAACTTCGTGGGTGCACCCTCGGTCGACACCGACCTCGCTTACTACTACTTCTACCCAACGGAGGACTACTGGGAGTACGACAGGGGCGCCATGTGTTTCGCCATCGACTACGACCAGAAATCGATCGTCGGGTCGGTGCGCGATCGTGGCGCGAGCACGCCGGAGCCCTCAGAAGGCTGA
- a CDS encoding DMT family transporter yields MTLFVGLSILASLFYGTSDFFGGLAARRLNLLHATAFTHLLATFAALVGLLLVGGEWSLDDAALGAAAGVLALVGFVAFYAAMAIGPMSLLSPAIALVGGVVPVGVAAATGSPLPPLAWFAIALAIVATVLISVPSTRARERVSVRGAVLALVAGLGLGGSVIVLDATSEASGLTPAVVELAVGLVILLLILGVIRLTHVRFGFLAVFEPPPASARQGLSPRRAYAMSGLAGVLLGIANSLFVVALHTGDLAIVAVLVSLYPLATVILAAAVLRERISAVQVGGIVLAIVACGMLAAA; encoded by the coding sequence ATGACACTGTTCGTGGGGCTCAGCATCCTCGCGAGCCTGTTCTACGGAACCTCTGACTTCTTCGGCGGCCTGGCCGCGCGCAGGCTGAACCTGCTGCACGCCACCGCGTTCACGCACCTGCTCGCGACGTTCGCCGCGCTCGTCGGCCTGCTGCTCGTCGGAGGCGAGTGGTCTCTGGATGACGCGGCGCTCGGTGCCGCCGCAGGCGTGCTCGCGCTGGTCGGCTTTGTCGCCTTCTACGCCGCCATGGCCATCGGACCGATGAGTCTCCTCTCCCCCGCCATCGCCCTGGTCGGCGGCGTGGTGCCGGTGGGTGTCGCCGCCGCGACGGGATCCCCGCTTCCGCCCCTCGCCTGGTTCGCGATCGCCCTCGCGATCGTGGCAACGGTGTTGATCTCAGTGCCCTCGACTCGGGCGCGCGAGCGCGTATCCGTGCGCGGTGCTGTGCTGGCCCTGGTTGCTGGGCTCGGACTGGGCGGCTCGGTCATCGTGCTGGATGCGACGTCGGAGGCCTCGGGCCTCACCCCGGCCGTAGTGGAGCTTGCGGTGGGTCTCGTCATCCTGCTGCTGATTCTGGGTGTGATTCGCCTGACGCACGTGCGCTTCGGATTCCTCGCCGTGTTCGAACCGCCGCCCGCCTCGGCGCGGCAGGGGCTGTCGCCACGTCGGGCCTACGCGATGAGCGGGCTGGCCGGCGTGCTGCTCGGCATCGCGAACTCGCTGTTCGTGGTCGCGCTGCACACGGGCGACCTCGCGATCGTCGCGGTGCTCGTGAGCCTGTACCCGCTCGCGACGGTGATCCTCGCGGCGGCGGTGCTGCGCGAGCGCATCTCTGCCGTGCAGGTCGGCGGCATCGTGCTCGCGATCGTCGCGTGCGGGATGCTCGCGGCGGCCTAG
- a CDS encoding septum formation family protein, protein MKLGTSLLAASSAALLVIGLAGCSFLGETVGQVVDVDGDTSVLEITAGDCINDAESTAAGDVSDVTKVKCTEPHDYEAFHSLTLPDGDYPGQEAVETQAEDVCYTEFETFVGISYDESVLGFTYFTPTTDGWESGDHEIVCLLADLDAEGATVQSSVSLEGSKR, encoded by the coding sequence ATGAAGCTCGGCACCTCCCTCCTCGCTGCATCCAGCGCTGCTCTCCTCGTGATCGGCCTCGCCGGCTGCAGCTTCCTCGGCGAAACGGTCGGCCAGGTGGTCGACGTCGACGGCGACACCAGCGTGCTCGAGATCACCGCGGGCGACTGCATCAACGACGCCGAGAGCACCGCGGCAGGCGACGTGTCCGACGTGACCAAGGTTAAGTGCACCGAGCCGCACGACTACGAGGCCTTCCACAGCCTGACCCTGCCCGACGGCGACTACCCCGGCCAGGAGGCCGTGGAGACCCAGGCCGAAGACGTCTGCTACACCGAGTTCGAGACCTTCGTCGGTATCTCCTACGACGAGTCGGTGCTCGGCTTCACCTACTTCACTCCGACCACCGACGGCTGGGAGAGCGGCGATCACGAGATCGTCTGCCTGCTGGCCGACCTCGACGCCGAGGGCGCAACCGTGCAGTCCAGCGTCTCGCTCGAGGGTTCCAAGCGGTAG
- a CDS encoding inositol monophosphatase family protein has translation MAEYSLSDDLSLALALAGDADLVSFDRFTALDLKIETKPDRTPVTDADQAVERGIRAGIERARPGDSILGEEYGTEGDSRRQWIIDPIDGTANFLRGVPIWGTLIALAIDGVPVVGVVSSPALGKRWWAAKGHGAWGATRGEEPVKLAVSGVRSIEDAVLSYNNIVGWDQEGYLDEILGLTREVWRARAIGDMWAYMLLAEGSIDIVGEWDLKPYDMAALIPIVEEAGGTFTSVTGEPGPWHGSALATNTHLHPSTLARFAGKAHA, from the coding sequence GTGGCCGAATACTCACTTTCTGACGACCTGAGCCTCGCCCTCGCCCTCGCCGGCGACGCCGACCTCGTGTCCTTCGATCGCTTCACCGCCCTCGACCTGAAGATCGAGACGAAACCCGACAGAACGCCGGTCACCGACGCCGACCAGGCGGTCGAGCGCGGCATCCGGGCGGGCATCGAAAGGGCGCGCCCGGGCGACTCGATCCTCGGCGAGGAGTACGGCACCGAGGGCGACTCCCGCCGCCAGTGGATCATCGATCCGATCGACGGCACGGCCAACTTCCTGCGCGGTGTGCCCATCTGGGGCACCCTCATCGCGCTCGCGATCGACGGGGTTCCCGTCGTCGGCGTCGTCAGCTCCCCCGCCCTCGGTAAGCGCTGGTGGGCGGCAAAGGGCCACGGCGCCTGGGGAGCGACCCGCGGCGAGGAGCCGGTGAAGCTCGCGGTGAGCGGCGTGCGTTCCATCGAGGACGCCGTGCTCAGCTACAACAACATCGTCGGCTGGGACCAGGAGGGCTACCTCGATGAGATCCTCGGCCTCACCCGCGAGGTCTGGCGCGCCCGCGCCATCGGCGACATGTGGGCTTATATGCTGCTCGCCGAGGGCTCCATCGACATCGTCGGCGAATGGGACCTCAAACCGTACGACATGGCAGCGCTCATCCCGATCGTGGAGGAAGCCGGCGGCACGTTCACTTCGGTGACGGGCGAACCCGGCCCTTGGCACGGCAGCGCGCTCGCCACCAACACCCACCTGCACCCATCGACCCTCGCGAGATTCGCGGGAAAGGCACACGCATGA
- the rsgA gene encoding ribosome small subunit-dependent GTPase A, which translates to MSWLNDNDDEGEYSEYDESAVRVRPNPKANKPRTKIRPEYANAKIGRVFSVDRGRYGVWVDENTAQERQIVATKSRDLGKYSVVTGDRVDLVGDLTGDDGSLSRIIRVQPRETLLRRSADDTDAVERIIVANADQMLIVVAAANPEPRTRLVDRYLVAAFDAGITPILCITKTDLQDPTEFLANFAGLGILTYQSRSDQFDIEAITEQLQGHTTVAVGHSGVGKSTLVNALVPDAHRAVGRVNDVTGRGRHTSSSTVSYRIGSGWIVDTPGVRSFGLGHVDTSNILKSFTDLAAIAVDCPRGCTHLPDAPDCAINEAVAAGELGEIGVLRLDSLHRLLSTLMPEGR; encoded by the coding sequence GTGTCCTGGCTGAACGACAACGACGACGAGGGCGAGTACTCGGAGTACGACGAATCCGCCGTGCGCGTGCGTCCGAACCCCAAGGCGAATAAGCCGCGCACCAAGATCCGGCCCGAGTACGCGAACGCCAAGATCGGGCGCGTGTTCAGCGTCGACCGCGGGCGCTACGGCGTGTGGGTCGACGAGAACACGGCGCAGGAGCGCCAGATCGTCGCGACCAAGTCGCGCGACCTCGGCAAGTACTCGGTGGTCACGGGCGATCGGGTGGACCTCGTCGGCGACCTGACCGGTGACGACGGCTCGTTATCCCGAATCATTCGCGTGCAGCCGCGCGAGACCCTGCTGCGACGCAGCGCCGACGACACCGACGCCGTCGAGCGCATCATCGTGGCCAACGCCGACCAGATGCTCATCGTGGTCGCGGCCGCCAACCCGGAGCCGCGCACGCGCCTCGTCGACCGCTACCTCGTGGCGGCGTTCGATGCGGGCATCACCCCGATCCTCTGCATCACCAAGACCGACCTGCAGGACCCGACCGAGTTCCTCGCCAACTTCGCCGGACTCGGCATTCTCACCTACCAGAGCCGCAGCGACCAGTTCGACATTGAGGCGATCACCGAACAGCTGCAGGGGCATACGACGGTCGCCGTCGGCCATTCGGGTGTCGGCAAGTCCACCCTCGTCAATGCTCTGGTTCCGGATGCCCACCGCGCCGTCGGCCGCGTCAACGACGTCACCGGGCGCGGGCGACACACCTCGTCGTCCACGGTGTCATACCGCATCGGCTCGGGCTGGATCGTCGACACCCCCGGTGTGCGCTCGTTCGGTCTCGGGCACGTGGACACCTCGAACATACTCAAGTCGTTCACCGACCTGGCCGCGATTGCCGTGGACTGCCCGCGCGGCTGCACGCACCTGCCGGATGCCCCGGACTGCGCCATCAACGAGGCGGTAGCCGCCGGCGAACTGGGCGAGATCGGCGTGCTGCGCCTCGACAGCCTGCATCGCCTGCTCTCGACCCTGATGCCCGAGGGCCGCTGA
- the aroA gene encoding 3-phosphoshikimate 1-carboxyvinyltransferase — protein sequence MQVFRYSGPEFSPYAEDDLAPESIQGPWPAPTATGPLKATLQLPGSKSLTNRELVLAALANGPSLLRQPLHSRDTDLMVEALRSLGVSIEEVVGAGTFGSDWLVTPGELEGGTSIDCGLAGTVMRFLPPLAALALGPVAFDGDVAARKRPMRTTIDALRGLGIDVSDDGRGALPFSLYGTGSIAGGELSIDASASSQFVSGLLLAAPRFDNGLTLRHTGEHLPSLPHIEMTIVALAARGVIVESPEPGVWVVPHTEIQALDVDIEPDLSNAGPFLAAALVAGGTVTIEHWPTQTTQVGANLVEFLPRFGATVLRDGTSLTVDGGAGILGGSPLTGIDTSDELEVGELAPVLVALAALAGSPSNVAGIGHLRGHETDRLAALTTEINALGGNVTEQPTALELEPSELHAGAWHSYEDHRMAHAGAILGLAVDGILIDDIATTAKTLPQFPDLWLAMLGHTPSSPVDPAGF from the coding sequence ATGCAGGTATTCAGGTATTCCGGCCCCGAGTTCAGTCCGTACGCGGAAGACGACCTCGCGCCCGAGTCGATCCAGGGCCCGTGGCCCGCGCCCACCGCGACGGGTCCCCTCAAGGCGACCCTGCAGCTGCCCGGTTCGAAGAGCCTGACCAACCGGGAACTCGTGCTCGCGGCCCTCGCCAACGGTCCATCCCTACTCCGCCAGCCCCTGCACAGCCGGGACACCGACCTCATGGTGGAGGCCCTGCGTTCGCTCGGCGTCTCCATCGAAGAGGTCGTGGGTGCCGGAACGTTCGGCAGCGACTGGCTGGTCACCCCCGGTGAGCTGGAGGGCGGGACATCCATCGACTGCGGCCTCGCCGGCACGGTGATGCGCTTTCTTCCTCCGCTCGCAGCCCTCGCGCTCGGCCCCGTTGCTTTTGATGGGGATGTCGCTGCCCGCAAGCGCCCCATGCGCACAACCATCGACGCTCTCCGCGGTCTCGGCATCGACGTGAGCGATGACGGCCGCGGTGCCCTTCCGTTCAGCCTCTACGGCACGGGGAGTATCGCTGGTGGCGAGCTCAGCATCGACGCCTCCGCGTCGAGCCAGTTCGTCTCGGGCCTGCTGCTCGCGGCCCCCCGCTTCGATAACGGCCTGACCCTGCGCCACACCGGCGAGCACCTGCCGAGCCTGCCGCACATCGAGATGACGATCGTGGCCCTCGCGGCGCGCGGCGTCATCGTCGAGAGCCCCGAGCCGGGCGTCTGGGTGGTGCCGCACACCGAGATCCAGGCGCTCGACGTCGACATCGAGCCCGACCTCTCCAACGCCGGCCCGTTCCTCGCCGCTGCCCTGGTGGCCGGCGGCACTGTCACGATCGAGCACTGGCCGACGCAGACCACCCAGGTCGGTGCGAACCTGGTCGAGTTCCTGCCGCGTTTCGGTGCGACAGTGCTTCGGGATGGCACGTCCCTCACGGTCGACGGCGGTGCGGGCATCCTCGGCGGAAGTCCCCTCACCGGCATCGACACCTCCGACGAACTCGAGGTGGGCGAGCTCGCCCCCGTGCTCGTGGCACTCGCGGCCCTCGCGGGATCCCCGAGCAACGTCGCCGGAATCGGCCACCTGCGCGGCCACGAGACCGACCGCCTCGCCGCCCTCACTACCGAGATAAACGCCCTGGGTGGCAACGTCACCGAGCAGCCCACGGCGCTCGAGCTGGAGCCCTCTGAGCTGCACGCGGGTGCCTGGCACTCCTACGAGGATCACCGCATGGCGCACGCCGGTGCGATCCTGGGTCTCGCGGTGGACGGCATCCTCATCGACGACATCGCGACGACGGCGAAAACGCTGCCGCAGTTTCCCGACCTGTGGCTCGCCATGCTCGGGCACACACCCTCCTCCCCCGTGGATCCGGCGGGCTTCTAG
- a CDS encoding sigma-70 family RNA polymerase sigma factor: MTTDENTSATPAEEPTDVRGLFEEQAMQYMDQLYAAAMRMTKNPADAADLVQETYVKAYTAFGQFQQGTNLKAWLYRIQTNTFINNYRKKQRDPYKGTIDDLEDWQLGGAESVTQSLSTRSAEAEAIDHLPDSAVKDALQAIPEDFRLAVYFADVEGFSYQEIADIMKTPVGTVMSRLHRGRRMLRDLLADYARDRGIAVPVTATGGKK; this comes from the coding sequence ATGACTACGGACGAGAACACCTCTGCAACACCCGCCGAAGAGCCCACGGACGTTCGGGGGCTCTTCGAGGAGCAGGCAATGCAGTACATGGACCAGCTGTACGCGGCTGCCATGCGCATGACCAAGAACCCGGCCGATGCTGCCGACCTCGTGCAGGAGACCTACGTCAAGGCGTACACCGCCTTCGGCCAGTTCCAGCAGGGCACGAACCTCAAGGCCTGGCTCTACCGCATCCAGACCAACACGTTCATCAACAACTACCGCAAGAAGCAGCGCGATCCCTACAAGGGCACCATCGACGACCTCGAGGACTGGCAGCTCGGCGGCGCCGAGTCGGTCACCCAGTCGCTGTCGACGCGTTCGGCCGAGGCGGAGGCCATCGACCACCTGCCGGACAGCGCCGTCAAGGACGCCCTGCAGGCCATCCCCGAAGATTTCCGACTCGCTGTGTATTTTGCAGACGTCGAGGGCTTCTCCTACCAGGAGATCGCCGACATCATGAAGACTCCCGTAGGTACCGTCATGAGCCGCCTCCACCGCGGCCGCCGGATGCTGCGGGACCTGTTAGCCGACTACGCACGCGATCGCGGAATCGCTGTGCCCGTCACTGCCACCGGAGGCAAAAAATGA
- a CDS encoding zf-HC2 domain-containing protein, which yields MTDCGCDKAKAELEEYIHNELTVGEAADIAEHMATCEDCSGEHLVGLTLTLKVKQACNEKAPEDLRSAILSKLSEVSA from the coding sequence ATGACCGACTGCGGATGCGACAAGGCCAAGGCCGAGCTCGAGGAATACATCCACAATGAGCTCACCGTCGGCGAAGCTGCCGACATCGCTGAGCACATGGCGACCTGCGAGGACTGCTCGGGCGAGCACCTCGTGGGCCTGACGCTGACCCTCAAGGTCAAGCAGGCCTGCAACGAGAAGGCGCCCGAAGACCTGCGCAGCGCGATCCTCTCGAAGCTGTCCGAGGTCAGCGCGTAG